From Oncorhynchus mykiss isolate Arlee chromosome 6, USDA_OmykA_1.1, whole genome shotgun sequence, the proteins below share one genomic window:
- the LOC110526948 gene encoding pre-mRNA-splicing factor ATP-dependent RNA helicase PRP16 isoform X2 — protein MDDDASLHRLEGSDPTAQVGGLIVKKKSAAVEPHVFRAPTPRTSLLGLDLLAAQKRKEREGKEQAEADSDDRNNKKSKVSSYKDWEEGKSDSGSDEEDKDEEDQGGKKESRKYRVTGSETPSNPGGVSEEFRRKHQQREKDRREHGMYASSKEDKNRERIRDTDRDRRGERDERERSHSRGGGSCRSERGDRSERSERSQREGWSSERISRGSKREEPSTPQTRPKDGTPSRTSWDEDDSGYASSRRSHWESPSPAPSHKDSDKSERSERSPRSGRESERKDKSVRGRYPDDTPLPTPSYKYNEWANDRKHLGSTPRLSRGKGKNEGEDGIAFDNDDEKQQWEEDQKQADRDWYMMDEGYDEFHNPLTSTSEDYVKKREQILQKQTQKRISAQRRQINEDNERWETNRMLTSGVVQRLEVDDDFEEDNAAKVHLLVHNLVPPFLDGRIVFTKQPEPVIPVKDATSDMAIISRKGSQLVRKHREQKERKKAQQKHWELAGTKLGDIMGIKKTEDGDSSGGKPVGEDGKVDYRTDQKFADHMKDKSEASSEFAKKKTLLEQRQYLPIFAVRQQLLNIIRDNSIVIVVGETGSGKTTQLTQYLHEDGYTSYGMVGCTQPRRVAAMSVAKRVSEELGSNLGEEVGYAIRFEDCTSEKTVIKYMTDGILLRESLRESDLDHYSAVIMDEAHERSLNTDVLFGLLREVVSRRSDLKLIVTSATMDSDKFAAFFGNVPIFHIPGRTFPVDILFSKTPQEDYVEAAVKQALQIHLSGMGGDILIFMPGQEDIEVTSDQIVERLEDLESAPPLTVLPIYSQLPSDLQAKIFQKAPDGVRKCIVATNIAETSLTVDGIMFVVDAGYCKLKVFNPRIGMDALQVYPISQANANQRAGRAGRTGPGQCYRLYTQSAFKNEMLTTTIPEIQRTNLANVVLLLKSLGVQDLLLFHFMDPPPEDNMLNSMYQLWILGALDNTGSLTPTGRLMVEFPLDPALSKMLIVSCDMGCSADILIIVSMLSVPAIFYRPKGREEESDQVREKFSVPESDHLTYLNVYLQWKNNNYSSIWCNEHFIHTKAMRKVREVRSQLKDIMVQQRMNLVSCGSDWDIIRKCICAAYFHQAAKLKGIGEYVNVRTGMPCHLHPTSSLFGMGYTPDYITYHELVMTTKEYMQCVTAVDGEWLAELGPMFYSVKQAGKSRMENRRRAKEEITNMEEEMSLAEQQLRSRREDQDRKSNVGSVRAVKICTPGRKEEAPMTPKRTPARFGL, from the exons ATGGATGATGATGCGTCACTGCATCGACTGGAGGGCAGTGACCCCACTGCGCAGGTTGGCGGGCTGATTGTGAAGAAGAAGAGTGCAGCAGTAGAGCCTCATGTCTTTCGTGCACCCACTCCACGCACCTCTCTCCTGGGCCTGGATCTGCTGGCAGCTCAAAAGAGAAAGGAGCGAGAGGGCAAGGAGCAGGCTGAGGCTGACAGCGATGACAGGAATAACAAGAAATCCAAGGTGTCCTCCTACAAGGACTGGGAGGAAGGGAAAAGTGATTCTGGGTCTGATGAAGAAGACAAAGACGAGGAGGATCAAGGTGGTAAAAAAGAGAG CAGGAAGTACCGTGTGACTGGCTCAGAGACACCCTCTAACCCTGGAGGGGTCAGTGAAGAGTTCCGTCGCAAACACCAGCAGAGGGAGAAAGACCGGCGTGAGCATGGAATGTACGCCTCTTCCAAAGAGGACAAGAACAGAGAGAGGATCAGAGATACGGACAGAGATCGAAGGGGTGAAAGAG ATGAGCGGGAGCGCAGTCACAGCCGCGGCGGCGGCAGCTGCCGGTCGGAGCGTGGAGACCGCAGTGAGAGGAGTGAGCGCTCACAGAGAGAAGGCTGGTCCTCCGAACGCATCAGCcgggggagcaagagagaggagccTTCAACGCCCCAGACACGCCCCAAAG ATGGCACTCCCTCGCGCACCAGCTGGGATGAGGATGACAGCGGCTATGCCAGCTCACGCCGTTCCCACTGGGAATCTCCCTCTCCTGCCCCTTCACACAAGGACTCTGACAAGTCTGAACGGTCGGAGCGCAGCCCCCGCTCTGGAcgggagagtgagaggaaggaCAA GTCAGTCAGAGGCCGGTATCCTGATGACACGCCCCTTCCCACCCCTTCATACAAGTACAACGAATGGGCCAATGACAGGAAGCACTTGGGCTCCACACCTCGTCTGTCCCGTGGGAAAG GTAAGAATGAAGGAGAGGATGGCATTGCCTTTGATAATGATGATGAGAAGCAGCAGTGGGAGGAGGACCAGAAG CAAGCGGACAGAGACTGGTACATGATGGACGAAGGCTATGACGAGTTCCACAACCCACTGACCTCCACCTCTGAGGATTATGTGAAGAAAAGAGAGCAGATCCTGCAGAAGCAGACACAGAAACGCATCTCTGCCCAGAGACGACAGATCAATGAG GATAATGAGCGCTGGGAGACTAATCGTATGCTGACCAGTGGAGTGGTCCAGAGGCTGGAGGTGGATGATGACTTTGAGGAGGACAATGCTGCCAAGGTCCACCTGCTGGTTCACAACCTGGTCCCTCCCTTCCTGGACGGGAGGATAGTCTTCACCAAGCAG CCGGAGCCTGTCATCCCTGTGAAAGACGCCACCTCTGACATGGCCATCATCTCCCGCAAGGGCAGCCAGCTGGTCCGCAAGCACCGCGAGCAGAAGGAACGCAAGAAG GCTCAACAGAAACACTGGGAGCTGGCAGGCACCAAGCTGGGTGACATTATGGGCATCAAGAAGACCGAGGACGGGGATAGCTCTGGGGGCAAGCCAGTGGGTGAGGATGGCAAGGTGGACTACAG aACGGATCAGAAGTTTGCAGACCACATGAAAGATAAGAGTGAGGCCAGCAGTGAGTTTGCTAAGAAGAAGACCCTGCTGGAGCAGAGGCAGTATCTGCCCATCTTCGCTGTGAGGCAGCAGCTGCTCAACATCATCAG GGACAACAGCATTGTGATTGTGGTGGGGGAGACGGGCAGTGGGAAGACCACCCAGCTGACCCAGTACCTACACGAGGACGGCTACACCAGTTACGGCATGGTGGGCTGCACCCAGCCCCGCAGAGTGGCAGCCATGAGCGTGGCCAAGAGAGTCAGCGAGGAGCTGGGCAGCAACCTGGGAGAGGAG GTGGGTTATGCGATCCGTTTTGAGGACTGTACGTCGGAGAAGACTGTGATAAAGTACATGACAGACGGCATCCTGCTGAGAGAGTCTCTCAGGGAGTCAGATCTGGACCACTACAGTGCTGTCATCATGGACGAGGCCCACGAACGCTCCCTCAACACAGACGTGCTGTTCGGCCTGCTACGAGAG GTTGTATCGAGGCGTTCTGACCTCAAGCTGATAGTCACCTCAGCCACCATGGACTCTGACAAATTTGCTGCATTTTTCGGCAACGTTCCCATATTCCACATTCCAGGAAGAACATTCCCTGTAGACATCTTATTCAGCAAG ACTCCCCAGGAAGACTATGTGGAGGCAGCAGTGAAGCAGGCCCTACAGATCCACCTTAGTGGTATGGGGGGAGACATCCTCATCTTCATGCCTGGCCAGGAGGACATCGAGGTGACGTCAGACCAGATTGTGGAGCGTCTGGAGGATCTGGAGAGTGCCCCTCCTCTGACTGTACTGCCCATCTACTCCCAGCTGCCCTCTGACCTCCAGGCCAAGATCTTCCAGAAG GCTCCAGATGGTGTGAGGAAGTGCATCGTTGCCACCAACATTGCCGAGACCTCCCTGACTGTGGATGGTATCATGTTTGTTGTGGATGCTGGATACTGCAAACTCAAG GTGTTCAACCCTCGCATTGGCATGGATGCCCTGCAGGTGTACCCCATCAGCCAGGCTAACGCCAATCAGCGTGCGGGCAGAGCAGGACGTACAGGACCGGGCCAGTGTTACAG GCTGTACACCCAGAGCGCCTTCAAGAATGAGATGTTGACCACCACCATCCCAGAGATTCAGCGGACCAACCTGGCCAACGTGGTGCTGCTGCTCAAATCCCTGGGGGTCCAGGACCTGCTGCTCTTCCACTTCATGGACCCCCCGCCTGAGGACAACATGCTGAACTCCATGTACCAGCTGTGGATCCTGGGGGCCCTGGACAACACAG GTTCCCTGACGCCCACTGGGAGGCTGATGGTGGAGTTCCCTCTGGACCCGGCTCTGTCCAAGATGCTGATCGTATCATGTGACATGGGCTGCAGTGCTGACATCCTCATCATCGTCTCCATGCTGTCTGTACCGGCCATCTTCTACAGGCCTAAG GGTCGTGAGGAGGAGAGTGACCAGGTGAGGGAGAAGTTCTCTGTCCCAGAGAGTGACCACCTGACCTACCTGAACGTCTACCTGCAGTGGAAGAACAACAACTACTCCAGCATCTGGTGCAACGAACACTTCATCCACACCAAGGCCATGCGAAAG GTGCGCGAGGTGCGCTCCCAGCTCAAAGACATCATGGTGCAGCAGAGGATGAACCTGGTGTCCTGTGGCTCAGACTGGGACATCATCAGGAAGTGTATCTGTGCTGCCTACTTCCACCAGGCAGCCAAGCTGAAGGGCATAGGGGAGTATGTGAACGTGAGGACAGGCATGCCCTGCCACCTCCATCCCACCAGCTCTCTGTTTGGCATGGGCTACACCCCAGACTACATCACCTACCACGAGCTGGTCATGACCACCAAG GAGTACATGCAGTGTGTGACTGCGGTGGATGGGGAGTGGCTGGCTGAGCTGGGGCCCATGTTCTACAGCGTCAAACAGGCAGGGAAGAGCAGGATG gaGAACCGGCGGCGGGCCAAGGAGGAGATCActaacatggaggaggagatgtctCTGGCGGAGCAGCAActgaggagcaggagagaggatcAGGACAGGAAGAGTAACGTGGGCAGCGTCAG GGCTGTGAAAATCTGCACCccgggaaggaaggaggaggcacCCATGACCCCAAAGCGCACCCCAGCTCGTTTTGGGCTCTAG
- the LOC110526948 gene encoding pre-mRNA-splicing factor ATP-dependent RNA helicase PRP16 isoform X1: MDDDASLHRLEGSDPTAQVGGLIVKKKSAAVEPHVFRAPTPRTSLLGLDLLAAQKRKEREGKEQAEADSDDRNNKKSKVSSYKDWEEGKSDSGSDEEDKDEEDQGGKKESSRKYRVTGSETPSNPGGVSEEFRRKHQQREKDRREHGMYASSKEDKNRERIRDTDRDRRGERDERERSHSRGGGSCRSERGDRSERSERSQREGWSSERISRGSKREEPSTPQTRPKDGTPSRTSWDEDDSGYASSRRSHWESPSPAPSHKDSDKSERSERSPRSGRESERKDKSVRGRYPDDTPLPTPSYKYNEWANDRKHLGSTPRLSRGKGKNEGEDGIAFDNDDEKQQWEEDQKQADRDWYMMDEGYDEFHNPLTSTSEDYVKKREQILQKQTQKRISAQRRQINEDNERWETNRMLTSGVVQRLEVDDDFEEDNAAKVHLLVHNLVPPFLDGRIVFTKQPEPVIPVKDATSDMAIISRKGSQLVRKHREQKERKKAQQKHWELAGTKLGDIMGIKKTEDGDSSGGKPVGEDGKVDYRTDQKFADHMKDKSEASSEFAKKKTLLEQRQYLPIFAVRQQLLNIIRDNSIVIVVGETGSGKTTQLTQYLHEDGYTSYGMVGCTQPRRVAAMSVAKRVSEELGSNLGEEVGYAIRFEDCTSEKTVIKYMTDGILLRESLRESDLDHYSAVIMDEAHERSLNTDVLFGLLREVVSRRSDLKLIVTSATMDSDKFAAFFGNVPIFHIPGRTFPVDILFSKTPQEDYVEAAVKQALQIHLSGMGGDILIFMPGQEDIEVTSDQIVERLEDLESAPPLTVLPIYSQLPSDLQAKIFQKAPDGVRKCIVATNIAETSLTVDGIMFVVDAGYCKLKVFNPRIGMDALQVYPISQANANQRAGRAGRTGPGQCYRLYTQSAFKNEMLTTTIPEIQRTNLANVVLLLKSLGVQDLLLFHFMDPPPEDNMLNSMYQLWILGALDNTGSLTPTGRLMVEFPLDPALSKMLIVSCDMGCSADILIIVSMLSVPAIFYRPKGREEESDQVREKFSVPESDHLTYLNVYLQWKNNNYSSIWCNEHFIHTKAMRKVREVRSQLKDIMVQQRMNLVSCGSDWDIIRKCICAAYFHQAAKLKGIGEYVNVRTGMPCHLHPTSSLFGMGYTPDYITYHELVMTTKEYMQCVTAVDGEWLAELGPMFYSVKQAGKSRMENRRRAKEEITNMEEEMSLAEQQLRSRREDQDRKSNVGSVRAVKICTPGRKEEAPMTPKRTPARFGL; this comes from the exons ATGGATGATGATGCGTCACTGCATCGACTGGAGGGCAGTGACCCCACTGCGCAGGTTGGCGGGCTGATTGTGAAGAAGAAGAGTGCAGCAGTAGAGCCTCATGTCTTTCGTGCACCCACTCCACGCACCTCTCTCCTGGGCCTGGATCTGCTGGCAGCTCAAAAGAGAAAGGAGCGAGAGGGCAAGGAGCAGGCTGAGGCTGACAGCGATGACAGGAATAACAAGAAATCCAAGGTGTCCTCCTACAAGGACTGGGAGGAAGGGAAAAGTGATTCTGGGTCTGATGAAGAAGACAAAGACGAGGAGGATCAAGGTGGTAAAAAAGAGAG TAGCAGGAAGTACCGTGTGACTGGCTCAGAGACACCCTCTAACCCTGGAGGGGTCAGTGAAGAGTTCCGTCGCAAACACCAGCAGAGGGAGAAAGACCGGCGTGAGCATGGAATGTACGCCTCTTCCAAAGAGGACAAGAACAGAGAGAGGATCAGAGATACGGACAGAGATCGAAGGGGTGAAAGAG ATGAGCGGGAGCGCAGTCACAGCCGCGGCGGCGGCAGCTGCCGGTCGGAGCGTGGAGACCGCAGTGAGAGGAGTGAGCGCTCACAGAGAGAAGGCTGGTCCTCCGAACGCATCAGCcgggggagcaagagagaggagccTTCAACGCCCCAGACACGCCCCAAAG ATGGCACTCCCTCGCGCACCAGCTGGGATGAGGATGACAGCGGCTATGCCAGCTCACGCCGTTCCCACTGGGAATCTCCCTCTCCTGCCCCTTCACACAAGGACTCTGACAAGTCTGAACGGTCGGAGCGCAGCCCCCGCTCTGGAcgggagagtgagaggaaggaCAA GTCAGTCAGAGGCCGGTATCCTGATGACACGCCCCTTCCCACCCCTTCATACAAGTACAACGAATGGGCCAATGACAGGAAGCACTTGGGCTCCACACCTCGTCTGTCCCGTGGGAAAG GTAAGAATGAAGGAGAGGATGGCATTGCCTTTGATAATGATGATGAGAAGCAGCAGTGGGAGGAGGACCAGAAG CAAGCGGACAGAGACTGGTACATGATGGACGAAGGCTATGACGAGTTCCACAACCCACTGACCTCCACCTCTGAGGATTATGTGAAGAAAAGAGAGCAGATCCTGCAGAAGCAGACACAGAAACGCATCTCTGCCCAGAGACGACAGATCAATGAG GATAATGAGCGCTGGGAGACTAATCGTATGCTGACCAGTGGAGTGGTCCAGAGGCTGGAGGTGGATGATGACTTTGAGGAGGACAATGCTGCCAAGGTCCACCTGCTGGTTCACAACCTGGTCCCTCCCTTCCTGGACGGGAGGATAGTCTTCACCAAGCAG CCGGAGCCTGTCATCCCTGTGAAAGACGCCACCTCTGACATGGCCATCATCTCCCGCAAGGGCAGCCAGCTGGTCCGCAAGCACCGCGAGCAGAAGGAACGCAAGAAG GCTCAACAGAAACACTGGGAGCTGGCAGGCACCAAGCTGGGTGACATTATGGGCATCAAGAAGACCGAGGACGGGGATAGCTCTGGGGGCAAGCCAGTGGGTGAGGATGGCAAGGTGGACTACAG aACGGATCAGAAGTTTGCAGACCACATGAAAGATAAGAGTGAGGCCAGCAGTGAGTTTGCTAAGAAGAAGACCCTGCTGGAGCAGAGGCAGTATCTGCCCATCTTCGCTGTGAGGCAGCAGCTGCTCAACATCATCAG GGACAACAGCATTGTGATTGTGGTGGGGGAGACGGGCAGTGGGAAGACCACCCAGCTGACCCAGTACCTACACGAGGACGGCTACACCAGTTACGGCATGGTGGGCTGCACCCAGCCCCGCAGAGTGGCAGCCATGAGCGTGGCCAAGAGAGTCAGCGAGGAGCTGGGCAGCAACCTGGGAGAGGAG GTGGGTTATGCGATCCGTTTTGAGGACTGTACGTCGGAGAAGACTGTGATAAAGTACATGACAGACGGCATCCTGCTGAGAGAGTCTCTCAGGGAGTCAGATCTGGACCACTACAGTGCTGTCATCATGGACGAGGCCCACGAACGCTCCCTCAACACAGACGTGCTGTTCGGCCTGCTACGAGAG GTTGTATCGAGGCGTTCTGACCTCAAGCTGATAGTCACCTCAGCCACCATGGACTCTGACAAATTTGCTGCATTTTTCGGCAACGTTCCCATATTCCACATTCCAGGAAGAACATTCCCTGTAGACATCTTATTCAGCAAG ACTCCCCAGGAAGACTATGTGGAGGCAGCAGTGAAGCAGGCCCTACAGATCCACCTTAGTGGTATGGGGGGAGACATCCTCATCTTCATGCCTGGCCAGGAGGACATCGAGGTGACGTCAGACCAGATTGTGGAGCGTCTGGAGGATCTGGAGAGTGCCCCTCCTCTGACTGTACTGCCCATCTACTCCCAGCTGCCCTCTGACCTCCAGGCCAAGATCTTCCAGAAG GCTCCAGATGGTGTGAGGAAGTGCATCGTTGCCACCAACATTGCCGAGACCTCCCTGACTGTGGATGGTATCATGTTTGTTGTGGATGCTGGATACTGCAAACTCAAG GTGTTCAACCCTCGCATTGGCATGGATGCCCTGCAGGTGTACCCCATCAGCCAGGCTAACGCCAATCAGCGTGCGGGCAGAGCAGGACGTACAGGACCGGGCCAGTGTTACAG GCTGTACACCCAGAGCGCCTTCAAGAATGAGATGTTGACCACCACCATCCCAGAGATTCAGCGGACCAACCTGGCCAACGTGGTGCTGCTGCTCAAATCCCTGGGGGTCCAGGACCTGCTGCTCTTCCACTTCATGGACCCCCCGCCTGAGGACAACATGCTGAACTCCATGTACCAGCTGTGGATCCTGGGGGCCCTGGACAACACAG GTTCCCTGACGCCCACTGGGAGGCTGATGGTGGAGTTCCCTCTGGACCCGGCTCTGTCCAAGATGCTGATCGTATCATGTGACATGGGCTGCAGTGCTGACATCCTCATCATCGTCTCCATGCTGTCTGTACCGGCCATCTTCTACAGGCCTAAG GGTCGTGAGGAGGAGAGTGACCAGGTGAGGGAGAAGTTCTCTGTCCCAGAGAGTGACCACCTGACCTACCTGAACGTCTACCTGCAGTGGAAGAACAACAACTACTCCAGCATCTGGTGCAACGAACACTTCATCCACACCAAGGCCATGCGAAAG GTGCGCGAGGTGCGCTCCCAGCTCAAAGACATCATGGTGCAGCAGAGGATGAACCTGGTGTCCTGTGGCTCAGACTGGGACATCATCAGGAAGTGTATCTGTGCTGCCTACTTCCACCAGGCAGCCAAGCTGAAGGGCATAGGGGAGTATGTGAACGTGAGGACAGGCATGCCCTGCCACCTCCATCCCACCAGCTCTCTGTTTGGCATGGGCTACACCCCAGACTACATCACCTACCACGAGCTGGTCATGACCACCAAG GAGTACATGCAGTGTGTGACTGCGGTGGATGGGGAGTGGCTGGCTGAGCTGGGGCCCATGTTCTACAGCGTCAAACAGGCAGGGAAGAGCAGGATG gaGAACCGGCGGCGGGCCAAGGAGGAGATCActaacatggaggaggagatgtctCTGGCGGAGCAGCAActgaggagcaggagagaggatcAGGACAGGAAGAGTAACGTGGGCAGCGTCAG GGCTGTGAAAATCTGCACCccgggaaggaaggaggaggcacCCATGACCCCAAAGCGCACCCCAGCTCGTTTTGGGCTCTAG